AGATCCATTTGTCGCTCTGACTGCTGTGGCGTGACAGATCCAGCCACCCTCTATAAATTACCATGATGGTAAAAATGATCGTCGTCTCGGAGTACAGTCTGAATCCACCTGCCGATGGGCAGGGGCGCGTCAAGATCGCTGGCGGACCCTTGTACGAGTTGGCTCGGGTTCACAGGCTAGCGGCGGCGAGAGCGTTGAACATCTGGACTGGCCGTTGCGGCAAGACGGTGTACGACCTGTTCGCGGGCGACCTCGAAGCAGTCGCCGACCTCTTGGGGCACCTGCGTCCTGACGACTACCGGGATTCCGAGTGGTGTGTCAATGGTCAGAAGGCGTGGGCCGCCTGTGACGCCTATGCGCTGCGCCGTGTGGAATGGGTGGCCACCGCGGGCAAGGAGATGGGCGTTGAATATTTTGTGAAGTTTGCGGTGGGCAAGAAGGGGCAACTGCTGTTGCTGGTGTCGTGCCACCTGTCTTGAAGGAGAGCCGACATGGAAAACAAGGCGCTGTGCGCCATTTGCGGCGAGGGCCACGTCACCGCGCTCACCCGTGCGGTGGAGACGGAATACAAAGGCGCCAAGGCCCTGCTGCCCATGCACTACCAGCAGTGCGACACCTGCACGTCGGACTACGCGGGCATGGCGGAGTCCAAGCTGAACAAGCGCATCGTGATGGCGTTCCGCAAGCAGATCGACGGTTTGCTGACGGGCGACGAAATCACGGCGCTGCGCAGGCAATACCGGCTCACCCAGGCGCAGGCCGCCCAGCTGTTTGGCGGCGGCCCGGTGGCGTTCAGCAAATACGAAAACGACGATGTGGCCCAGTCCGAGGCGATGGACACCTTGCTGCGCCTGGTGCGCCGCAGCCCCGAGGCATTCTGGGCACTGGTGGAAGAAAAGGGCCTGCAGGCCGAGTTCACCCAGCAGCGTGCAAGCGTGCGTTCCAGCATGCAGGCTGCTGCAAACGTGGTGGCGTTCAAAAGGGTGCCAGTGCATCCCGGTGCGCCTGACCCGCACTACCGCCCCCGGGAATTCCGCAGGTTTGACCAAGGAGCCGTTTCATGTCCGCGTTGACCGTTCATCGCCCGGTGCTTCGCAGCTTTCGTGTGCTCGCCTGCCAGGGTGACAACCGGGGCGAAGACACTGGCGTCGCGATGCGACTGGATTTCCAGCAGGAGATCGAGTTTGGCTTGGCCGTTCCCGAGATTGAAGGGGCGCCGCTGATGGTGGGCGTGAAGGTCAAGCTGGAGACCCTGGCCACCAACCAAAACGATGCCAGCGACGTCGCCCGCTACAGCGGCGAGTACGAAGCGCGGTTTTACTACCCGGCGGGCGTGACAGAGGATGCCGTCGCGCCGCTGCTGGATGACCACGACTACCAATATGCCCTGGTCGCACAGGCCTTTCCCTTGGCCATGACGCATCTGCGCCGTGAGCTCCAGGCCATGGGGCTGGACGCGCGCGAATTGCCACTGGGCTTGCCCTACCACTGATGCAGGGTGCCGGCGCTTGCCGCGCGCATGATCCGTCAAAGAAACGGGCCAGCAAGTGTGTCTTGCTGGCCCGTTCTGTTGGATGCGGCAGGTAAACGTTTACACGTCCACGTTCACCGCCCGCAAGGCATTCGCCTCGATGAAGTCGCGCCGCGGCTCCACCTCATCCCCCATCAGCATGGTGAACACCCGATCCGCCTCGATGGCATCGTCAATCTGCACGCGCAGCAGGCGGCGCACTTCCGGATCCATCGTCGTCTCCCACAGCTGCTCGGGGTTCATTTCGCCCAGGCCCTTGTAGCGCTGGCGGCTGGTGGTGCGCTCGGCCTCGCGGATCAGCCACTGCATGGCGGCGCGGAAGTCGCCCGCCTTCTCCTCGCGCTGGCGCTCGCCCTCGCCGCGCGTGACGCGCGCGCCCTCGACCATCAGGCCGGCAAAGCTGTGCGCGGCCTCGGCCAGCGCGGCGTAATCGGCGCCGGCGACGAAGTCCTGCGTGATCAGACTGCTTTTCACGTTGCCGTGGTGGTGGCGGCTAATGCGCAGCACCGGCTTGTCGCTGCGTGCATCGAACTCGCCCGCGACCTCGGCCGGCACGCCGGCGCTGCCACTGCTGCGCAGCCATTCCTGCAGGCGCTGCGCGCTGGCCTGGGCCTGTGCCACGTCGTCCAGCTCGATGACCACGCCATCGGCGATGGCGCGCAGCGCCTCCTGATCCATGAAGGCCGACAGGCGCTCGATGATGTGCTCGGCGCGCTGGTGCGTGCGCGCGAGTTCCGCCAGCTCGTCGCCGGCAATGGTGCGCCCGGTTTCGCCACCGGTGTGAACGGCGGCATCCTTGAGCGCCACGCGCAGCAGGAATTGATCCAGCGCGGCGGCGTCCTTGAGGTACAGCTCCTCCTTGCCGTTCTTGACCTTGTACAGCGGCGGCTGGGCAATGTAGATGTGGCCGCGCTCGACCAGTTCCGGCATCTGGCGGTAGAAGAAGGTCAGCAGCAGGGTGCGGATGTGTGCGCCGTCCACGTCGGCGTCGGTCATGATGATGATGCGGTGGTAGCGCAGCCGGGCGATATCGAAGTCGTCGGCGCCGCTCTTGCCCCGGCCATTGCCGCTGAACTCATCCTCGCTGGTCTTGCCGATGCCGGTGCCCAGTGCCGTGATCAGGGTGATGATTTCCTGGCTGGACAGGAGCTTTTCGTAGCGCGCCTTCTCCACGTTCAGGATCTTGCCGCGCAGCGGCAGGATGGCCTGGAACTTGCGGTCGCGTCCCTGCTTGGCGCTGCCGCCGGCGCTGTCGCCCTCGACGATGTAGATCTCGCACAGCGCCGGGTCTTTTTCCTGGCAGTCGGCCAGCTTGCCGGGCAGGCCCATGCCGTCGAGCACGCCCTTTCTGCGCGTCATCTCGCGCGCCTTGCGCGCCGCCTCGCGCGCGCGCGCCGCCTCGACGATCTTGCCGCACAGGATTTTTGCGTCCTGCGGGCGCTCCTCCAGATACTCGGCGAGCGTGCGCGCCACGATGTCCTCGACCGGCGCGCGCACCTCGCTGGATACCAGCTTGTCCTTGGTCTGGCTGCTGAATTTCGGCTCGGGCACCTTGACCGAGAGCACGGCGCACAGGCCTTCGCGCATGTCGTCGCCCGAGACTTCCACCTTGGCCTTCTTGGCCAGCTCATGGTCGGCGATGTATTTGCCGATCACCCGCGTCATGGCCGCGCGCAGGCCCGTCAGGTGCGTGCCGCCGTCGCGTTGCGGGATGTTGTTGGTGAAGCATAGGACTTGCTCGTTGTAGCCGTCGTTCCACTGCATGGCCACTTCGACGCCGATCTCGGTGCCGGGAATGCCGCCGTAGGTTTCCGCCGGGCGGCTGCCGGTGGCGTAGAACGTGGTCGGGTGCAGCACTTTCTTGCTGCCGTTGATGAATTCGACGAAGCCCTTGACGCCGCCGCTGCCGGCAAAGTCGTCCTCCTTGCCAGTGCGCTCATCGACCAGGCGGATGCGCACGCCGTTGTTCAGGAACGAGAGTTCGCGCAGCCGCTTGGCCAGGATCTCGTAGTGGAAGTCGCTGTTTTCCTTGAAGATGTCCGTGTCGGGCAGGAAGCGCACCTCGGTGCCGCGCTTTTCCGTCGGGCCGACGATCTTCATGGGCGAGGTCTCCTCGCCGTCCACCAGCTCGATGACGCGGTTTTGCACGAAGCCACGCGAAAAATCGAGCTGGTGCGTCTGGCCGTCGCGGCGCACCGTCAGGCGCAGCGTCTTGGACAGCGCATTGACGCAGGACACGCCCACGCCGTGCAGGCCGCCCGAGACCTTGTAGCTGTTTTGGTTGAACTTGCCGCCGGCGTGCAGCTCGGTCAGGGCGATCTCGGCGGCCGAGCGCTTGGGCTCGTGCTTGTCGTCGAGCTTGACGCCGGTGGGAATGCCGCGCCCGTTGTCCAGCACGCTGATCGAGTTGTCGGTGTGGATGGTGACCAGGATGTCGTCGCAATAGCCGGCCAGCGCCTCGTCGATGGAGTTGTCCACGACCTCGAAGACCAGGTGGTGCAAGCCGGTGCCATCGCTGGTGTCGCCGATGTACATGCCGGGCCGCTTTCTGACGGCCTCCAGCCCTTCCAGGATCTGGATGGCGCCTTCGCCATAGCCCTCGCCCGTGGCGGCCACGGCGGTCGGCGGTGTCTCATCAGCGCCGAAAACCGGCTCATCAGGGGCGGGCTGCGTGTGCTCTGCGGTCATGAATATTCAGCCAAAAAGGCTGCAAACGCTTGTCCAGCAAGCGTAAACAGCTATCAAAAAAGAAGCAAAAATGGGCGGCCACGCAGACATGTCGAAGGCAGCGCAGACGCAGCGCCACGGCTGCGGCGTCAAATCCGCATCGGCATGACGACGTACTTGAAGCCGTCGTTGCCGGGGATGGACATCAGCACCGAGCTGTTGCCATCTTGCAGGTCGATGTTGACCATGTCCTGGCTCATGTTGGCCAGCGCGTCGATCAGGTAAGTGACGTTGAAGCCGATCTCGATGGGCGTGGCGCCGTAGTCGATGTCCAGCTCATCGACGGCCTCTTCCTGCTCGGCGTTGTTGCTGGACACGCGCAAGCTGCCCGGCTCGATGTTCAGGCGCACGCCCTTGAACTTCTCGCTGGTCATGATGGCCGTGCGCTGCAGGCTGGCCAGCAGCGGCGCGCGCCCCAGGGTGATGCGGTGCGGGTGGTTGCGCGGGATGACGCGGTTGTAGTCCGGGAACTTGCCCTCGACCAGCTTGGTGACGAATTCCATGCCTCCGAAGGTGAAGCGCGCCTGGTTGCTGGCGAACTGCACCTCGATGGCACCGTCGGCATCCGACAGCAGGCGCTGCAGCTCCAGCACGGTCTTCCTGGGCAGGATGACCTCCTGCTTGGGCACCTCGACTTCGAGCTGGCTGCTGGCGAACGCCAGGCGGTGGCCGTCGGTGGCCACCAGGGAGAGGGTGCTGCCCTCGGCAACGAACAGGATGCCGTTGAGGTAGTAGCGGATGTCCTGCACCGCCATGGCGAACGAGACCTGGTGCATCAGGCTTTTCAGCACCTTCTGCGGCACGCTGAAGGCCGGCCCGAAGCTGGCCGCCTCCTGCACCAGCGGGAAATCCTCGGCGGGCAGGCTGGTGAGCGTGAAGCGGCTCTTGCCGCCCTTGAGAATCAGCTTGTTCTGGCTGCTCTCCAGGCTCACGGTCTGGTCTGCGGGCATGGTCTTCAGGATGTCGATCAGCTTGCGCGCGCCCACCGTGGTGCTGAAGTCGCCGGCCTCGCCGCCCAGCTCCGCCGTGGTGCGGATCTGGATTTCCAGGTCGCTGGTGGTGAGCTGCAGCGCGTTGCCGCTTTTCTTGATCAGCACGTTGGCCAGGATGGGCAGCGTGTGGCGGCGCTCGACGATGCCGGACACCGCTTGCAAAACGGCCAGAACCTTGTCTTGGGGGGCCTTCAGGACTTGCATGAGGTCAACCTTGGGAGAAACCTTGGGAGGAAGGGAGGTGTGCGGGGGATGCGCCAGCCAGGCCGGTGTTGGCGCCGGGCAACACGCCATTTTGCCTGTGAACCTCGGGGGCGCAAGGCATGTCGGCTCAGCCCTTGAGCGTTTGCTCCAGCACGTGCAGCTGCTGGTTTAGCTCGGTCAGCTGCAGGCGCTCGGCGCCGATCTTGCGCACGGCGTGCAGCACCGTGGTGTGGTCGCGCCCGCCGAACAACTCGCCGATCTCGGGCAGGCTTTTTTGCGTCAGCTCCTTGGCCAGGTACATGGCGATCTGGCGCGGGCGGGCGATGCTGGCCGGGCGCTTCTTGCTGTACATGTCGGCGACCTTGATCTTGTAGTAATCGGCTACCGTCTTCTGGATGTTTTCGACGCTGATCTGGCGATTCTGGATCGACAGCAGATCGCGCAGTGCCTCGCGCGCCAGCTGGATCGACACCTCTTTCTGATTGAAGCGCGAATACGCCAGGATCTTGCGCAGTGCGCCTTCAAGCTCGCGCACGTTGGAGCGCACGTTCTTGGCGACGAAGAAGGCCACTTCCTCGGGCATCTCCGAGCCTTCGCTACGTGATTTGTTGATCAGGATCGCCACGCGCATTTCCAGCTCGGGCGGCTCGATGGCCACGGTCAGGCCGGAGTCGAAGCGCGAGACCAGGCGCTCGTGGATGTTGGCCAGGCCCTTCGGATACGTGTCCGAGGTCATCACGATGTGGCTCTTCTTGGCCAGCAGCGCCTCGAAGGCGTTGAAGAACTCCTCTTGCGTGCGATCTTTGTTGGCGAAGAACTGCACGTCGTCGATGAGCAGCAGATCGAGCGAGTGGTAGCGCGCCTTGAAGTCGTCGAAAGTGCGCCTTTGATACGACTTGACCACATCCGAGACGAACTGCTCGGCGTGGATGTAGAGAACTTTCGCATCGGGCCGGTCGGCCAGCAGCTGGTTGCCCACGGCGTGTACCAGGTGCGTCTTGCCCAGGCCGACGCCGCCGTAGATGAACAGCGGGTTGTACAGGTGGCCGGGCGAGCCGGCGACGTGCATGGCCGCCGAGCGCGCCATGCGGTTGGCCGTGCCCTCGACCAGGGTCTCGAAGGTCAATGCCGGGTTCAGGCGCGAGCGGAAACCGCCCTGGCTGCCGTCCTCGCTGGCCGGGGCGGCGGCGGGGGCATCCAGCGGCGTCAGGGTCTGCGGCGCTGGCGGGCGTACATAAGTGCGCACAACGCTCTCGCGCTGAGCGAGCGCCAACTCGACCGTGACCGGCTGGCCATACAAATCCTGCAGCAAGGCGGTGATGCGGCCGGCGTACTGGGCGCGGATCCAGTCGAGCTTGAAGCGGTTGGCCACCAGCAGCGTGACCTTGGAGAAATCGGGGGCGACCTGGGCCGCGAGCGGCTTGATCCAGGTGTTGAACTGCTGCTCGGGCAGCTCTTGTGCCAGCAGCTCGGCGCAAGCCTGCCACAGGCCCTGGCCGGCGTTGGCAGCGTCGAAATCGTCGTGGGAAGGCAAAGGTTCCTCGGGCATCGAAATGGGTTGTAGTTGTGGATAGAGGAACGCGCAAGAAACGCGGGATTCTAGCTTGTCAATAAGTTATCCACAAGTTTTCCGCCGCTGGAGAAAGCACCTGGAGTGCCGACGGGCATTGCCAGCGGCCAGTTGGGCTGCAATAATCGCCGGTTTCCCTGAAAAGCGTTCAGGGCAGCCAGACTTTGCGCGCGCGGTTTTTT
This portion of the Melaminivora jejuensis genome encodes:
- a CDS encoding type II toxin-antitoxin system MqsA family antitoxin, whose protein sequence is MENKALCAICGEGHVTALTRAVETEYKGAKALLPMHYQQCDTCTSDYAGMAESKLNKRIVMAFRKQIDGLLTGDEITALRRQYRLTQAQAAQLFGGGPVAFSKYENDDVAQSEAMDTLLRLVRRSPEAFWALVEEKGLQAEFTQQRASVRSSMQAAANVVAFKRVPVHPGAPDPHYRPREFRRFDQGAVSCPR
- the gyrB gene encoding DNA topoisomerase (ATP-hydrolyzing) subunit B, which translates into the protein MTAEHTQPAPDEPVFGADETPPTAVAATGEGYGEGAIQILEGLEAVRKRPGMYIGDTSDGTGLHHLVFEVVDNSIDEALAGYCDDILVTIHTDNSISVLDNGRGIPTGVKLDDKHEPKRSAAEIALTELHAGGKFNQNSYKVSGGLHGVGVSCVNALSKTLRLTVRRDGQTHQLDFSRGFVQNRVIELVDGEETSPMKIVGPTEKRGTEVRFLPDTDIFKENSDFHYEILAKRLRELSFLNNGVRIRLVDERTGKEDDFAGSGGVKGFVEFINGSKKVLHPTTFYATGSRPAETYGGIPGTEIGVEVAMQWNDGYNEQVLCFTNNIPQRDGGTHLTGLRAAMTRVIGKYIADHELAKKAKVEVSGDDMREGLCAVLSVKVPEPKFSSQTKDKLVSSEVRAPVEDIVARTLAEYLEERPQDAKILCGKIVEAARAREAARKAREMTRRKGVLDGMGLPGKLADCQEKDPALCEIYIVEGDSAGGSAKQGRDRKFQAILPLRGKILNVEKARYEKLLSSQEIITLITALGTGIGKTSEDEFSGNGRGKSGADDFDIARLRYHRIIIMTDADVDGAHIRTLLLTFFYRQMPELVERGHIYIAQPPLYKVKNGKEELYLKDAAALDQFLLRVALKDAAVHTGGETGRTIAGDELAELARTHQRAEHIIERLSAFMDQEALRAIADGVVIELDDVAQAQASAQRLQEWLRSSGSAGVPAEVAGEFDARSDKPVLRISRHHHGNVKSSLITQDFVAGADYAALAEAAHSFAGLMVEGARVTRGEGERQREEKAGDFRAAMQWLIREAERTTSRQRYKGLGEMNPEQLWETTMDPEVRRLLRVQIDDAIEADRVFTMLMGDEVEPRRDFIEANALRAVNVDV
- the dnaN gene encoding DNA polymerase III subunit beta; translation: MQVLKAPQDKVLAVLQAVSGIVERRHTLPILANVLIKKSGNALQLTTSDLEIQIRTTAELGGEAGDFSTTVGARKLIDILKTMPADQTVSLESSQNKLILKGGKSRFTLTSLPAEDFPLVQEAASFGPAFSVPQKVLKSLMHQVSFAMAVQDIRYYLNGILFVAEGSTLSLVATDGHRLAFASSQLEVEVPKQEVILPRKTVLELQRLLSDADGAIEVQFASNQARFTFGGMEFVTKLVEGKFPDYNRVIPRNHPHRITLGRAPLLASLQRTAIMTSEKFKGVRLNIEPGSLRVSSNNAEQEEAVDELDIDYGATPIEIGFNVTYLIDALANMSQDMVNIDLQDGNSSVLMSIPGNDGFKYVVMPMRI
- the dnaA gene encoding chromosomal replication initiator protein DnaA, whose protein sequence is MPEEPLPSHDDFDAANAGQGLWQACAELLAQELPEQQFNTWIKPLAAQVAPDFSKVTLLVANRFKLDWIRAQYAGRITALLQDLYGQPVTVELALAQRESVVRTYVRPPAPQTLTPLDAPAAAPASEDGSQGGFRSRLNPALTFETLVEGTANRMARSAAMHVAGSPGHLYNPLFIYGGVGLGKTHLVHAVGNQLLADRPDAKVLYIHAEQFVSDVVKSYQRRTFDDFKARYHSLDLLLIDDVQFFANKDRTQEEFFNAFEALLAKKSHIVMTSDTYPKGLANIHERLVSRFDSGLTVAIEPPELEMRVAILINKSRSEGSEMPEEVAFFVAKNVRSNVRELEGALRKILAYSRFNQKEVSIQLAREALRDLLSIQNRQISVENIQKTVADYYKIKVADMYSKKRPASIARPRQIAMYLAKELTQKSLPEIGELFGGRDHTTVLHAVRKIGAERLQLTELNQQLHVLEQTLKG